Proteins encoded together in one Acidobacteriota bacterium window:
- a CDS encoding ATP-binding protein, translated as MTATQRHGGLGLGMAITRHLVEQHGGTIHAVSAGVGSGTTIVTTLPVSGQTALSRFNG; from the coding sequence TCACCGCGACGCAACGCCACGGCGGTCTTGGATTGGGAATGGCCATCACCCGACATCTCGTCGAACAGCACGGCGGAACCATTCACGCGGTCAGCGCTGGCGTCGGATCGGGGACGACGATCGTCACGACGCTTCCGGTGAGTGGACAGACGGCGCTCTCGCGCTTCAACGGCTAA